Proteins found in one Nerophis ophidion isolate RoL-2023_Sa linkage group LG21, RoL_Noph_v1.0, whole genome shotgun sequence genomic segment:
- the pomgnt2 gene encoding protein O-linked-mannose beta-1,4-N-acetylglucosaminyltransferase 2, protein MHTLVSGCRMSLAALFNGLLVSVVAALLWEYSKLREHAAMLEEELHMTRPSQELTQAHLDYHLALRALQEDGTRMVCSSKMHTDRICRFDDLCYNAEAEEFVFFHSNSSVMLPNLGSRRFQPALLDMSSVEDHSTQYFNFLELPAAALKFLPKPVFVPDVAFILNRFNPDNIMHVFHDDLLPAFYTMKLYSDLDDHARLVFMEGWGEGPHFDLYKLLSNKQPLLKEQLRNFGKLICFTKSYVGLSKMTTWYQYGFVQPQGPKANLLVSGNEIRQFAKAFMDKMNITRTARKAADDKYIVVFSRLATRLIVNEAELIMALAQEFQMKVFKVSLEEQSFPSIVQVVSGASMLVSMHGAQLITSLFLPRGAVVVELFPFAINPEHYTPYKTLATLPGMDLHYVSWRNTEKENTRTHPDRAWEQGGIAHLEKEEQDRIMTSKEVSRHLCCRNPEWLFRIYQDTRVDIPSLLDVAGEALKLQHGFKTSKPASKIHPGRVREAQCQTSVQATDKAKLTISWHIPWNLKYLKVKEVKYEVWIQEQGENTYMPYILPQQNYTFSENIKPFTTYLVWVRCIFNNNLLGPFADVLLCRT, encoded by the coding sequence ATGCACACGTTGGTGTCGGGCTGCAGGATGAGTTTGGCTGCGCTTTTCAACGGGCTGCTGGTGTCCGTGGTAGCAGCTCTGCTTTGGGAGTATTCCAAGTTAAGAGAGCACGCCGCCATGCTGGAGGAGGAGCTGCACATGACGCGGCCGTCCCAAGAACTCACTCAGGCCCATCTGGACTATCACCTGGCCCTGCGAGCGCTTCAAGAAGATGGCACCCGCATGGTGTGCAGCAGCAAAATGCACACCGATCGCATCTGCCGCTTTGATGACCTCTGCTACAACGCGGAGGCCGAAGAGTTTGTCTTCTTTCATTCTAACTCCTCCGTCATGTTGCCAAACCTTGGTTCCAGACGCTTCCAACCTGCTCTGCTGGACATGTCCTCGGTAGAAGACCACAGTACGCAGTACTTTAATTTCTTGGAGCTCCCGGCGGCCGCTTTgaagttcttgcccaagcccgtGTTTGTGCCAGATGTGGCCTTCATTTTAAACCGCTTCAACCCCGACAACATCATGCATGTGTTCCACGATGACCTTCTGCCGGCCTTCTACACCATGAAGCTGTATTCCGACCTGGACGACCACGCCCGCTTGGTGTTCATGGAGGGCTGGGGGGAAGGGCCGCACTTTGATCTCTACAAACTGCTGAGCAACAAACAGCCTCTTCTCAAAGAACAGCTAAGGAACTTTGGAAAGCTCATCTGTTTCACCAAGTCATACGTGGGCTTGTCCAAAATGACGACCTGGTATCAGTACGGTTTTGTGCAGCCACAGGGGCCCAAAGCTAACCTGTTGGTTTCGGGGAACGAGATTCGTCAGTTTGCCAAAGCTTTTATGGATAAAATGAACATAACGAGAACGGCCAGGAAAGCTGCGGACGACAAATACATCGTTGTGTTCAGTCGCTTAGCAACACGGCTGATAGTCAACGAGGCTGAGTTGATCATGGCGCTGGCTCAGGAGTTCCAGATGAAGGTCTTCAAGGTGTCCCTGGAGGAGCAGTCTTTTCCCAGCATTGTCCAGGTGGTCAGCGGGGCCTCCATGCTCGTCAGCATGCATGGGGCTCAGCTCATCACCTCTCTTTTCCTCCCCAGAGGAGCAGTGGTGGTGGAACTGTTCCCTTTTGCCATAAACCCAGAGCACTATACTCCATACAAAACCCTGGCCACTCTTCCAGGCATGGACCTTCACTATGTTTCATGGAGGAACACCGAGAAGGAGAACACTCGGACCCATCCCGACAGAGCTTGGGAACAAGGAGGCATTGCTCATTTGGAGAAGGAGGAGCAGGACCGAATCATGACCAGCAAAGAAGTCTCACGCCACTTGTGTTGCCGCAACCCAGAGTGGCTCTTTCGGATCTACCAAGACACCCGAGTAGACATTCCGTCGCTCCTTGACGTTGCCGGGGAGGCCTTGAAGTTACAGCACGGCTTCAAGACGTCCAAGCCCGCCAGCAAGATCCATCCAGGCCGGGTCAGAGAAGCCCAGTGTCAGACCTCGGTGCAAGCTACCGACAAGGCGAAGCTCACCATCTCCTGGCACATCCCCTGGAATCTGAAATACCTGAAAGTCAAAGAAGTCAAGTACGAGGTATGGATTCAAGAACAAGGAGAGAACACCTACATGCCTTATATTCTTCCTCAGCAAAACTACACCTTTTCAGAAAATATCAAGCCTTTCACCACCTACCTGGTGTGGGTCAGATGTATATTCAACAACAACCTTCTGGGCCCCTTTGCAGACGTTCTGCTGTGTCGAACTTAA